A window of Bacillus thermozeamaize genomic DNA:
CGGGTGCCGATATGATCGCGCTGGACGCCACCGGTCGCCGGCGTCCGAACGGGGAAACGTTGGAAAGTTTGATCGCCTACATCCACGACGTCTTGGGACTTCCGGTGATGGGGGACGTTTCGACGCTTGAGGAAGCCAAGCAAGCGCAATCGCTCGGCGTAGACGTCGTGGCGCCCACGCTCGCCGGATACACCCCGTATACGGAGATGACGGACGGACCGGACTGGCAACTCCTTGAAGCCATGCTTAGCGAACTCAGCATTCCAGTGATGGCGGAGGGGAGGATCCAGACGCCGGAAGACGCGCGAAGAGCGTTTCGCGCAGGCTGCAGAAATGTCGTGGTCGGCGCCGCCATCACTCGCCCAGAATGGATTACGGAGCGCTTCGTAACCATTATGACGGCTGAGGAGGTGAAGCATGATTAACGATATTTTGGGGGAAGTCAGAAGGTTGATTCCTTCGTTAAGCGCTTCCGAGAAGCGCGTCGCCAATGTGGTGTTGGAAGAGCCGGAAAAAATGATTTTTTGGACCGTAAACGAACTGGGAGAACGAGCGAAGGTCGGGGATGCGACCGTTCTTCGGTTTTGCCGCAAGCTCGGGTTGTCCGGCTATCAGGAATTCAAGTTGCTTGTCGCGCAAAGTCTGTCGCCTCATCAACAAGACGGCAAGACGAATGAGGAGGAAGACGCGGATGAGCAGATGGCGATGATTCGCCGGACGACGAAAACAAATATGCTGGCGGTGCAAGATACAACTGAAATGCTTGATCCCGAAGTGTTGAAACAGGCGGCGGAACGGATGATCCGGGCGAAGTCGGTGCACTTCTACGGCGTAGGCTCGTCCGGGTTGACCGCGGCGGATGCCCGGCTCCGATTCATGCGAATCGGCATTCCGTGCAGCTATATGCCGGATCCCCACGTTCAGGTCATGGACGCGGCGCTGTTGACGAAGGACGACGTCGCCTTTTGCATCACCTATTCGGGAAGCACCAAGGACATGCTGGAGATCATCCAGATGGCCAAATTCAGAGGGGCTTGCACGATCGTGCTTACCGGACACAGCCGCTCACCGATTATCGAACATGCCGATATTGCGCTGTTTACAAGTTCCAAGGAACTGCCGCTTCTCGGCGGAGCGTTCGTGACCAAAATCGCGCAGATCCATCTGTTGGATTTGCTGTTCCATCAAGTGATTGAGCTGAATAAGAGCAGGTCGGAAGAGGCTTCGCAGTTGACCGCCAAAGCG
This region includes:
- a CDS encoding N-acetylmannosamine-6-phosphate 2-epimerase encodes the protein MHPGLNKFKKGLIVSCQAFPGDPMFGEGIMAKMALAAKQGGAVGIRANGRADIESIKAVVDLPVIGIVKRKYSDSEINITPTLREVQELGEAGADMIALDATGRRRPNGETLESLIAYIHDVLGLPVMGDVSTLEEAKQAQSLGVDVVAPTLAGYTPYTEMTDGPDWQLLEAMLSELSIPVMAEGRIQTPEDARRAFRAGCRNVVVGAAITRPEWITERFVTIMTAEEVKHD